The Streptomyces cathayae DNA segment CACGGCCGACATGTACGGCCCGTTCACCAACGAGCTGCTGCTGGGGCGGGTGTTGAGGCAGCGGCGCGGTGACGCCTTCGTGTCGACGAAGGTCGGTCTGCTGGTGGGCGATCAGCACATCGTGGCCAACGGCCGCCCCGGGTACGTGAGAAGAGCCTGTGACGCGTCCCTGCGGCGGCTCCAGACGGACGTCATCGACCTCTACCAGCTGCACCGCGCGGACCCGGAGGTGCCGGTCGAGGAGACCTGGGGCGCGATGGCCGAACTCGTCCAGGCCGGAAAGGTACGGGCGTTGGGGCTCTGCGCGGTCGGCGCGCGGTCGGCGCGGCGGCCGGGGGCGCGGCTGCATGACATGACGATCCGGCAGTTGGAGCGGGTGCAGCAGGTCTTCCCGGTGAGCGCGGTGCAGGCGGAACTGTCGGTGTGGTCGCCGGAGGCGGTGGAGGCGCTGTTGCCGTGGTGCGGGGCACGCGGCGTGGGTTTCCTGGCCGCGATGCCGCTCGGCAACGGCTTCCTGACCGGCACGCTGACGCCGGGGGAGGGATTCGAGGCGGACGACCTGCGCGCCCGGCACCCGCGCTTCACGGCCGAGATGATGGCCGCGAACCAGCCGATCGTGGTCGGCCTGCGCCGTATCGCCCGCCGGCACGGCGCGGACGTCACCCCGGCGCAGGTGGCCCTGGCCTGGGTGTTGTCCCTGGGCGGGCAGGTGGTCCCGGTGCCGGGCGCCAAGCGGGAGCGGTGGGTCGCCGAGAACGCCGGGGCGGCGGAGCTGCGCCTGACGGAGACCGACCTGGCGGAGATCGCGGCACTGCCCGCGGCACAGGGATCGTGGGACTGAGGCAGGTCTGGGGCTGGACTGAGGCAGGTCTGGGGCAGGGGCTGAAACCGGACTGGGGCAGGGGCCGAGCCCGGACCGCGCGGTGATCGGCGGTTCGGACCCGCGTGATCGGGAACCTGTGGGGCGCGAGCGGGGTATGACTGGGAGAACCTGCCGCGTCGAAGGGACAAGATCGTGCATCATCGAGCCGTTACGGCTGTGCTGACCGCCGCGCTTCTGCTGACGGCCGGATGTTCCTCCGGCGACGGAGGGGCGCCGGAGGGAGGCGACAGCCCGTCGAGCCGTGCGACGGGGCAGTCCTCGCCCGCGGAGCGCGGCGCCGAGGAGACACCGCCGGCGAAGGGCTCGGTGAAGGTGCTCCGCACGGTCACCGAGGACCTGAACACCCCCTGGGGTCTCGCGCCCCTGGCCGACGGCGATCTGCTGGTGTCCTCCCGGGACGAGGCGACGATCACCCGGGTCGACACGGAGACGGGCGAGAAGTCCGAGCTGGGCGAGGTGCCGGGGGTGGCGCCGGGCGGCGAGGGGGGCCTGCTCGGCATCGCGCTCTCCCCCGAGTTCGCCTCGGACCACATGGTCTACGCCTACTTCACCTCGGCCTCGGACAACCGCATCGTCCGGATGATCTACGACGAGAAGAAGCCCGCGGGCAAGCAGCTGGGCGCACCCGACACCGTCTTCCGCGGCATCCCCAAGGGGATGGTCCACAACGGCGGCCGGATCGCGTTCGGCCCGGACAAGATGCTGTACGTGGGCACGGGCGAGAGCGGGGACACCGGGCTCTCCCAGGACAAGGAGTCCCCGGGCGGCAAGATCCTTCGGCTGACCCCGGAGGGTGAGCCGGCACCGGGCAACCCGTTCCCCGACTCCCCGGTGTACTCGTACGGCCACCGCAATGTGCAGGGCCTGGCCTGGGACGGCAAACAGCGCCTGTTCGCCTCGGAGTTCGGCCAGAACACCTGGGACGAACTGAACGCGATCAAGCCCGGTGACAACTACGGCTGGCCCGAGGCCGAGGGCTCGTCCGACGACGGCTTCCACGATCCGGTGGCCCAGTGGAGGACGGACGAGGCATCCCCCAGCGGCATCGCGTACGCCGAGGGGTCGATCTGGATGGCGGGCCTGCGCGGCGAGCGTTTGTGGCGGATCCCGCTCAAGGGCACGGAGGTCTCGGCGGAACCGCAGGCCTTCCTCGAGGGTGAGTACGGCCGGCTGCGCACGGTGGCGTCGGCCGGCGGCGACAAGCTGTGGCTGGTCACCAGCAACACGGACGGCCACCTCACCCCGAAGAAGGGCGACGACCGCATCCTGGAGGTACGGGTGAGCTAGGGGCCCTCGTCCGGTTCCGGTTCCTGTTGCGGTTCGGCCGGTGACGGGCGGACGACGACCTTTCCGGACGCGAGGTCTATCGGGCCGCGTCCGGGGTCGGCGTCACCGACGTCCTCCCGGGACAGCTCCAGCCGCTTCTGCTCGTCGCGGGTGTGTGTGCGGCCGGGTGCGAACAGTTCCTCGAAGGCGTTGAACATCGCTCCCCTTTCCAGGGCCGCGTGGGCATGGCACCCATCATCCCGCGGCCTGCCTCTTCCCTGCCGAGGCCGGGAAGAGGCCCAGCCGATGGGCCAGCGCCGCCGCCTCGCCCCGGCCGGAGACGCCCAGTTTGGCGAGGATGTTGGACACGTGGACGCTGGCCGTCTTCGGCGAGATGAAGAGCTGCTCGGCGATACGGCGGTTGGTGTGGCCGGCGGCCACCAGGCGCAGGACGTCGCGTTCCCGGCCGGTGAGGCCGAGGGCGTCGGCCGGATCCGTGGACGCCGGGGCGGGCTCCCGAGCGGCGGTGGCCGGGGCGAGGCGGGCGCGCCGGGCCAGCTGGGCGACCGACCGGGCCAGCGGGGCGGCTCCGAGGTGCTCGGCGACGGCTCCGGACAGCCGCAGCAGCTCCGTGGCGCGGGCACGCTCGTCCTCGCCCGCCCCGGAGGCGAGCAGCGCCTCGGCGAGCCGGAAGCGGGCCCGCGCGAGGTCGTAGGGCCGCTCCAGCGGTTCCAGCGCGGCGACGACGGCGGCCCACTCCTCCGGCGCCGGCCGGCCCTCGGCGCGCAGCAGTTCGGCGCGCAGCCATATGTCGTACGCCTGCCATACGGGGACGCCGGTTGCCAGGGTCTTGGCCGCCGTACGGAGGTGTTCGAGGATCTGGGGGCGGTCCGGTTCAGTCGCCGGGTTGCCGTAGGCGTCGGCTTCGGCGGTCGTGGCGGCGAGCAGAAGCGGCCAGCCGTAGCGCTGGGTGCCGGGCGGCAGGCCGGTGTCGAGGGCGGTGAGCAGTTCGGCCCGGGCGTCGGGGAGGCGGCCCTCGGCGGCGGCGATGCCGATGGCGACCGAGGCCATCGGCAGGGAGTACTGCGGCATGGGGTCATGGGTGCCGAAGGAGGCACGGGCGGTGCTCAGATGGCGTTCGGCCGCAGCCATCTCGCCCCGGCCGAGGGCGAGATGAGCCAGGAGCATCCAGGCTCCGGCCCGCGGTTTGGCGCTCTGTTCCAGGTGCTGGGCGTTGGCCACGGCCTCGGCTGCCTCGTCCCAGCGGCCGAGGGAGTGGAGGGATTCGGCGAGGTTGCACCACACCCAGCCCTCGGTGTCCAGCAGTCCGAGCCTGCGGGTCAGCCGGACGCCTTCGCGGAGCAGGCCCACCGCCTCCTCCGAGCGGCCGACGCCTTCGAGGACGGACGGCAGGTTCACATGGCTGCGGCACACCACCGTGATCACGTCCAGTTCGGTCGCCCGGTCTTTGACGCCGTACAGCTCGGCGAGGCCGCGGTCGATGTCGCCGGCGTCGACCATGAGGCCGCCGAGGGTGAGCCGGGCGTTGAGCTCGATGTCGTGGGCACCGACCATGCGCGCGTACTCGACAGCCCGTTCGGCGGCGGCCATGGCTTCCGGGCCCGGTTCGTGCAGCATCCACCAGCCGGCGGCCACGGCGAGGACGTCGGCGTGCACCTCGGAGGGAGGCAGGCCGCGCACCAGGTCCTGTGCGGTGCTGAGTTCGGCCCAGCCGTCACCGCGGGCGAGGGACTGGGTCAGCCGGGAGCGCTGCACCCAGAACCAGGCGGCGCGCAGGGGGTCCGGATCCTCGTCCAGGAGGCGCAGGGCGCGCTTGGTGATCTTCATGGCGCGTTCACGTTCCCCGCAGAACCGTCCGGCGACGGCGGCCTCGGCCATCAGGTCGAGGTAGCGCAGGGGGGTGGTCTCGGGGTCGCAGCCGCAGGGAGGGTAGACCTCGGCGTAGTCGAGGGGGCGCAGGGTGGCCCGTATGTCGTCGGGGACGGCGTCCCAGAGCTCCATCGCCCGTTCCAGCAGGCCCAGTTGCTCGGAGTAGGCATGGCGTCGGCGGGCCTCGACGGAGGCGTCGAGGACGGCGGGCAGCGCTTTGGCCGCGTCGTGGGCGTGGTACCAGTAGCTGGCCAGGCGCGTCACCCGCTCGTCGGCGGGCACCGGCGTGGGGTCGGCCTCCAGGGCCTCGGCGTAGCGGCGGTTGAGGCGGGAGCGTTCGCCGGGCAGCAGGTCGTCGCTGACGGCCTCGCGGACCAGGGAGTGGCGGAAGCGGTAGCCGTCGCGCTCGGGCGCGGGCGTGAGGATGCCGGCGTTCACCGTCGAGCGCAGCGCGTCGAGGAGGTCGTCCTCGGCGAGCCGGGCGACGGCGGACAGCAGCCGGTACTCGACCGTGGAGCCGCCCTCGGCGACGAACCGGACCACCTGCTGGGCGCTCTCCGGCAGGCGCTCGACCCTGACCAGGAGCAGATCGCGCAGGGAGTCGGTGAGACCGGTGCGGTGGCCCTCGCGGGAGGCGACGGCGAGTTCCTCGACGAAGAAGGCGTTGCCGTCGGAGCGTTCGAAGATCTCGTCGACGCGGTCCGGTTCGGGTTCCCGGGCGAGGATGCCGGCGATCTGACGGCCGACCTCCTCGCGGTTGAAGCGGGGGAGTTCGATGCGGTGGACCGTGCGGAGCCGGTCGAGTTCGGCGAGGAGGGGGCGCAGCGGGTGGCGTCGGTGGATGTCGTCGGAGCGGTAGGTGGCGAGGACGACGAGACGGCCGGTGCGCAGGGTGCGGAAGAGGTAGGAGAGCAGATGCCGGGTGGAGGCGTCCGCCCAGTGCAGGTCCTCCAGGGCGAGGACGACGGTGTGCTCGGCGGCGACGCGCTCCAGCAGGCGGGCGGTGAGTTCGAAGAGGCGGGCCATGCCCTGTTCGTCGCGCCGGGCCTCGGGAGCGACGGTGCCGAGTTCGGGCAGCAGGCGGGCCAGTTCCTCCTCCTGTCCGGCGGCCGCGGCGGCGAGCCGGCCGGGCAGTTCGCGGCGCAGCCCGCGCAGGGCGGTGGAGAAGGGGGCGAAGGGCAGCCCGTCGGCGCCGATCTCGACGCAGCCGCCGGGCGCGACGACCGCGCCCCGGCGGCGGGCCTCGGCGGCGAACTCCTCGACGAGGCGGGTCTTCCCGACGCCGGCCTCTCCTCCGATGAGCAGCGCCTGCGGCTCGCCCGCGCCTGCGGTGGCGCGGGCGAGCGCGGTGTTCAACGCGTCGAGTTCACCGGCACGGCCGACGAACACGGGACTGACGGTCCTGGTCTCCACAGCCCCGAGCATCGCACGGGGGTCCGACATCGCGGCACCGGTTTTCACCGAGCGGGGCACCACCGGACGGCGCCCGTCGGCAGCGGGAGCAGGCCGGAGTCCTCTGTTCCGCTCGGTGTTCACACGGCTCGGGTGAACCGGTGCCGGCGTGGGCCGCGGCTATGGCTCCCGGGTTCGGCGCCCCGCGCCGCTGCTTTGCGGCGGGCGGCGCGCTCGAGGCGGACGGCCTCGCGGGCCTGATGCTCCTGCTCGGCCTCGCGGATGAGCTCGGCGGAACGGTACGTGTGGATCTCGTACTCGTACATGGTGTGTTCCCTCGGAGAGTGGGTGTCGGACATCGCTTTCCGCGATGCCTCCACCTTCGTCTCCCAGGCGGGCCGGCCACATCGGAAGAGTTCCGCATCTTCGGCGGCCGTCGGGGCCTTAGACATGCGGCGGGACACGGGTGAGGGGCCTTAGGCCGCCCATGGGGCCCGTGAACGGCCTAAGGCCCCGTGATCGCGGTGCGTCCCGGATCCATCCCGGATGCGGCCCGGACGACTCCGGGGTGCGGGCGCTATCGGTCCGCACGGGCGCGGGTCCGCCGCCATTCGGGGGCCAGGACCGACCACACCTCCAGGTCGTGCCGTACGCCGTGGTGGAGATGGGCCTCGCGGCGCACCCCGTCCCGGGTCATGCCGAGCCGGCGGGCGGTGTTGAGGCTGGACTCGTTGCCGGCGGCGGCGACCCACTCCACGCGGTGGATGCCGCGCTGTTCGACCGCCCAGTCGATCAGCACCCGCATCGCGCGGGTGACGAGCCCGCGTCCGGTGGCGGCGGGCTCGAGCCAGCAGCCCACCTCACAGGTGCCGTTCTCGGCGTCGAAGTGGAGGGTGAGCACCCCGCCCACGAGCCTGCCGTCCAGCCACAGGCCGTGCAGCGAGGCCGTGTCGGCGGCGCGGAGGTCGGCGTACCGCTGGAGCGCCTCCCGCGCGGTGGGCACGTCGGTGGCCCGGGAGCCGAAGGGGACGTACTGGTTGATGAACTCCCGGCCCCGCTCCAGATGGGCGAGGAACTCCTCCGCGTGCCAGGGCTCCAGGGGGCGCAGTTCGGCTCCGTCGTCACCCAGTCGTATCGCGTACATCCCGGTTCCGCCCCTCCTGCTGCGCGGGCACGGTCGCCACCCCGGCGTCCGTGGTCGTGGCCGTGGCCGTGATCAGCTTTTCATGGGCGGCGCGGGCCTCGGGAGGCTCGATGCTGATGCGCGGCAGGATCCGGTCCAGCGAGCGCGGCAGCCACCAGTTGGCCCCGCCGAGCAGATGCATGAGCGCGGGGACCAGCAGGGTCCGCAGCACGAAGGCGTCGATGGCGACGGCCACGGCGAGCGCGATGCCGAACATGGCGATCACGCGGTCGCCGGTCAGGACGAAGGCGAGGAAGACCGAGATCATGATCACGGCCGCGGAGTTGATCACCCTGCTGGTCTCCGCGAGGCCGACCCGTACCGCGCGCCGGTTGTCACCGGTCTCCAGCCATTCCTCGTACATGCGGCTGAGGAGGAAGACCTGGTAGTCCATGGAGAGCCCGAAGAGGACCGACACCATGATCACGGGAAGGAAGGGTTCTATGGGGCCCGCGCTGCCGAGGCCGAGCAGTTCGCTGCCCCAGCCCCACTGGAAGATCGCCACGACCACGCCGAAGGCGCCGGCGACGGCGGCCACGTTCATCGCGGCGGCCTTGAGCGGGATGGCGATGGACCGGAAGGCGAGCAGGAGCAGCAGACAGCCCAGGCCGACGACGACGCCCACGAACACGGGCAGCTTGCCGACGATGACGTCGGCGAAGTCGTCGTAGCCGGCCGTCACCCCACCGACCTGTACATCGAGGGTGGTACCGGTCTCGGCGCGCGGCAGCACGTCCTGGCGCAGCCGGTCGACGAGGTCGCTGGTCTGCTTCGACTGCGGGGAGGACTCGGGCACCACGGTGAGGTACGCGGTGTCACCGCCGGAGCTGTGGACCACCGGTCCCACGGACGCGATGCCCTCGGTCGCGTTCAGCGTGGGGCCGAGCCGGTCCAGGGCGAGCCGGTCGGCGGCGCCGTCGACCTCGGTGACGAGGGTGAGGGGGCCGTTGACCCCGGGCCCGAAGCCGTCGGCAAGGAGGTCGTAGGCCTGGCGGGTGGTGGACGTCTTGGGTGCGTTGCCCTGGTCGGAGGTGCCGAGGTGCAGGGAGAGGGTGGGCAGCGCCAGTACCGCCATCACGACCAGTGCGAGCGCGCCGAGCAGCCTGGGGTGGCGCTCGACGAAGACCGACCAGCGGGCGGCGAAGCCGGTCGGCAGGTCGGGCTGGGGGCCGAGTTCCGCCAGTCGGCGCCGCTCGCGGCGGTTGAGCGCGCGCATGCCGATGAACGACAGCAGGGCGGGCAGCAGGGTGATGGAGGCGGCCACGGTCAGCACGACGGTGAGTGAGGCCGCGACGGCGACGCCGTTGAGGAAGTTCAGCCGGAGGATCAGCATGCCCAGCAGGGCTATGCACACGGTGGCACCCGCGAACACGACCGCGCGTCCGGTGGTGGCGACGGCCTCGGTGGCGGCCTCGGTGACGGACAGCCCGCGCTTCAGTCCGCGCCGGTGCCTGGTCACGATGAACAGCGCGTAGTCGATGCCGACGCCCAGTCCGATCAGCATGCCGAGCATGGGCGCGAAGTCGGCGACGGTCATCGCGTGCCCGAGCAGCACGATTCCGGCGTAGGCGGTGCCGACCCCGACCAGCGCGGTGGCGATGGGGAGCAGCGAGGCGGCGAGCGAGCCGAAGGCGAGGAAGAGCACGACGGCGGCGACGGCCACACCGACGACCTCGGCGAGGTGCCCCTCGGGGGCCTCGGTCAGTGCGGCGGCGCTGCCGCCCACCTCGACCTGGAGTCCGTCGCTCTCCGCGGTCTGGGCCGCCTCGAGCACGGCGGCCGCCTCGGCCGGGTCGATGTCCTTGGCCGGGTCGTCGAAGGTGACGGTGGCGTAGGCGGTGCGGCCGTCGGCACTGATCCGGCCGGGGCCCTGGGCGTCGTACGGGCCGGTCACGGCGGTGACGCCGGGCAGTTCCTCGATCCGGTCCAGGGTGCGGGTCATGGTCTGTTCGACGCCGGGGTCCCGGACGCTGCCGGACGGGGTGTGCCAGACGAGGGTGTCGCTGTCACCCCCCAGGGCCGGGAAGCCCTCGTGCAGCAGTGTGGCGGCGTGTCCGGACTCGGTGCCGGGCACGTCGTAGTCGTTCGAGTACGTGGATCCGGTAGCGAAGGCCCCCGCCGCGACCCCGCCGAAGGCGAGGAGCCACAGCAGGACCGTGATCAGACGGCGTCGGACACACCAGCGTGCGAGGGCTGCCACGAAACGTGCTCCCATGGTGACGGTGTGGATCTTTGACCGGGAGCAGTCGATATGACCGGAACAACCCGCAAAGAACGCATGAGCAATGCAATGCAACTGTTACAGGCAAAAGTGATCGATAGTCGCTTTCGTGTCCTTATTCACAGTGCTGAGGAACGACTCACCGGACAGACACACCGCCTCCGCCGTCGGACATGACCCGGCTCACCCTTCACCCACCCGCTTCGACCCGCGGCTCAGCCGAACCAACCGCATCAGACGCATCAGACGCATCAGACGCATCAATCGAATTGATCCCCCAGCGCCATCACCATCAGCCCCGCGACCAACAGCCACAGCGCCCTGCGGGTCCGGCCGCGTGAGCCCAGTACGGCGGCGAGGGCGCAGCCGCCGGCCCCGCAGGCGTAGGCCGCCGGGACGAGGAGCGGAGCGGAGCCGGTGAGCCGGAGCAGGGCGGCGGCCAGTCCCGCGAGGGCGAGCACCGCGCCGGTGCAGACCGCGGCCCACCGCGCCCTGCGCGCCTCCCGCTCGTCGGCTTCGGCGTCCCCTTCCTCGGTGTCCTCATCCTCGACGGTCTCGGCGTCCTCGCCGGGACCGTCGACCCCGGCGGTCCCGGCGGCGCTCGTCTCCTCGTCGGCATCGGCGTCCTGCGGCGCTTCGGCCGGCTCCCCCCGGGTCTTCAGGGGTATGTCGGAATCTGCGCGTCCACTCATGCCGCGGGAGCGTATCGCCTCGGCCTCGGAAACCCTGATGCGGGGGCGGCGCCCACCTGTTACCGTCCGTCGGTCCGACGTTCCGCGGCAGCCCGCCGCCGACCGAAGCAGGTGCTTTGATGCCGGTCCGCCCGGTTCCCGACGCAGTACTTTCCCCTTACACGGACCCGAGGAGCCCGTTCACCCATGTCGGACATCACATCGCACCCCCCGCACGACGACCTCACTGACCGCCTGGCCCTCCCCCACTACCCCCGCAGCAGCGCCTACGACGTCCGCTGGACCATCGAGAACCAGATGGGCCCGCACGCGCTGTGGCTGCTGGAATGGCTGGCCCCGGCCCTCGGCCTCGACACCCTGCGCCCCGGCGCCCGCGTGCTCGACCTGGGCTGCGGACGGGCGATGACGTCCGTCTTCCTGGCCCGGGAGTACGACGTTCAGGTCACCGCCGCCGACCTGTGGATCAAGCCCGACGAGAACGCGCGCCGCATCGCCGAGGCGGGCGTCGCCGACCGGGTGCTGCCGGTTCTCGCCGAGGCGCACGACCTGCCCTTCGGGGAGGAGAGCTTCGACGCGATCGTCTCCATCGACGCGTACCACTACTTCGGCACCGACGATCTGTACCTGCCGACGCTGACCCGGCTGCTCAGGCCGGGTGGGCGGATCGGTGTCGTCGTCCCCGCGACCCGCGAGGAGCTCGAGGGCACCGAGCCGCCGGAGCATCTGAAGCCCTTCTGGGAGCCCGCCTTCTGGTCCTTCCACTCCCCCGGCTGGTGGCACCGCCACTGGTCCCGCAGCGGGGCGGTGGCGGTCGAGGCGGCCGACTGGCAGCCGGACGGCTGGCGGGACTGGCTGCTGTGGAGCAAGGTGTGTGCCGAGGAGAGCTCCAGCGACTTCATGGCGGACATGGCCCGGACCTCGGCGGAGATGGTGCGCGCGGACCGCGGGCAGACACTGGGCTTCACCCGCGTGGTGGGCCGGCGCGTCTGACCGGCCGCCGCCGACGGCCGGTGGCGACCTGTCGCCGCCGACCGCATGCCGAGGGGGTGCACCGGAGACCGGTGCACCCCCTGGCCGCTGTGCGGGATCAGCCCTCGACGCCCAGCTGCTGAAGGATCAGCTCCTTCACGCGGGCCGCGTCCGCCTGGCCGCGGGTGGCCTTCATGACGGCACCGACCAGCGCGCCGGCCGCGGCGACCTTGCCGCCGCGGATCTTGTCCGCGATGGCCGGGTTGCCGGCGATGGCCTCCTCCACGGCCCTGGTGAGCGCGCCCTCGTCGGAGACGACCTTCAGACCGCGCTTCTCGACGACCTCGTCCGGCGTGCCCTCGCCCGCGAGGACGCCCTCGATGACCTGACGGGCCAGCTTGTCGTTGAGGTCCCCGGCGTTCACCAGCTCGGTGAGGCGGGCGACCTGCTCCGGCGTGATCGCCAGCTCGTCGAGCGCCTTGGCGGACTCGTTGGCGGCGCGGGCCAGCTCGCCCATCCACCACTTGCGGGCGGAGGCCGCGTCCGCGCCGGCGTCGATCGTGGCGACGATCAGGTCCAGCGCACCCGCGTTGAGGATCGACTGCATGTCGGTGCCGGAGACCGCCCACTCCTCGCGGAGCCGGTTGCGACGCACCAGCGGCAGCTCGGGCAGCCCGGCGCGCAGTTCCTCGACCCACTCGCGGGACGGCGCCACCGGGACCAGGTCGGGCTCCGGGAAGTACCGGTAGTCCTCGGCCTCCTCCTTCACGCGGCCGGAGGTCGTCGACCCCGTGTCCTCGTGGAAGTGCCGGGTCTCCTGGATGATCGTCCCGCCGTCGTTCAGCACGGCGGCGTGCCGCTGGATCTCGAAGCGGGCCGCGCGCTCCACGGACCGCAGCGAGTTGACGTTCTTCGTCTCCGAGCGGGTGCCGAACTTCTCCCGCCCGTGCGGGCGCAGCGACAGGTTGACGTCGCAGCGCATCTGGCCCATCTCCATCCGGGCCTCGGACACGCCGAGCGCCCGGATGAGCTCGCGCAGCTCACGCACGTAGGCGCGCGCGACCTCGGGGGCACGCTCGCCCGCTCCCTCGATCGGCTTGGTGACGATCTCGATGAGCGGGATGCCGGCGCGGTTGTAGTCGAGCAGGGAGTGGGACGCGCCGTGGATACGGCCGGTGGCGCCGCCGACGTGCGTCGACTTGCCGGTGTCCTCCTCCATGTGGGCGCGCTCGATGTCCACGCGGAAGGTCTCGCCGTCCTCCAGCTGCACGTCGAGGTAGCCGTCGAAGGCGATCGGCTCGTCGTACTGGGAGGTCTGGAAGTTCTTCGGCATGTCCGGATAGAAGTAGTTCTTCCGGGCGAAGCGGCACCACTCGGCGATCTCGCAGTTCAGCGCGAGGCCGATCTTGACGGCGGACTCGACGCCGATCGCGTTGACGACGGGGAGCGCGCCCGGCATGCCGAGACAGGTGGGGCAGGTCTGGGTGTTCGGATCGGCGCCCAGGGTGGTCGAGCAGCCGCAGAACATCTTGGTCCTGGTGCCGAGCTCGACATGGACCTCGAGGCCCATGACGGGGTCGTACGACGCCAGCGCGTCCTCGTACGACACCAGGTCGATCGTGGTGGTCACGGTGAAACTTCCCTCTCAGCCCAGCAGGACGTCGTCGTCGCCCAGCCGCTTCAGCTCGCGGTAGAGGAGGGCGAGGTTGGTGACGACCGCGGTGGCGGTGACGACGGCGTCGATCAGCCGCAGCGTGTCGTTGTCGCCACGCGCCTTCTTGATCTGCTTGTAGACACCCACGGCGCCGAACGCCGAGGTGGCCATCGAGACGTACAGACCCGACTTGGACTTCTTGAAGCCCTTGGCCTTGGACAGTGCGCTCACAGCGACGGAGCCTCCTCGATCAGCGGGTGGCCCCACTTTTCCACGAAGGCGGCCTCGACGGCAGCACCCACCTTGTAGAGGCGGTCGTCCTTCATGACCGGGGCGATGATCTGCAGTCCGACCGGCAGGTTGTCCTCGGGCGCGAGGCCGCAGGGCAGCGACATGGCCGCGTTGCCCGCCAGGTTGGTCGGGATGGTGCACAGGTCGGCCAGGTACATCGCCATCGGGTCGTCGGCACGCTCACCGATCGCGAAGGCGGTGGTGGGGGTCGTCGGCGAGACGATCACGTCGACCTGCTCGAACGCCTTGTCGAAGTCCTGCTTGATGAGCGTACGGACCTTCTGGGCGCTGCCGTAGTACGCGTCGTAGTAGCCGCTCGACAGGGCGTACGTGCCGAGCATGATGCGGCGCTTGACCTCCGGGCCGAAGCCGGCCTCGCGGGTCAGCGAGGTGACCTCCTCGGCGGAGTGCGTACCGTCGTCGCCGGTCCGCAGGCCGTAGCGCAGGCCGTCGAAGCGGGCGAGGTTGGAGGAGCACTCGGAGGGGGCGATCAGGTAGTACGCCGACAGCGCGAGGTCGAAGGACGGGCAGTCCAGCTCGACGATCTCGGCGCCCAGTTCCCTGAGCAGTTCGACGGACTCGTCGAACCGCTGGATGACGCCGGCCTGGTAGCCCTCGCCGCGGAACTGCTTGACCACGCCGACGCGCATGCCCTGGACCGAGCCGTTGCGGGCGGCCTCGACGACCGGCGGGACCGGAGCGTCGATGGAGGTGGAGTCGAGCGGGTCGTGTCCGGCGATCACCTCGTGCAGCAGGGCCGCGTCCAGGACCGTGCGGGCACAGGGGCCGCCCTGGTCCAGGGAGGAGGAGAACGCCACCATGCCGTAGCGGGAGACCGCGCCGTAGGTCGGCTTCACACCGACCGTTCCGGTGACGGAGGCCGGCTGGCGGATGGAGCCGCCGGTGTCGGTGCCGATGGCCAGGGGGGCCTGGAAGGAGGCGAGCGCGGCGCTCGAGCCGCCGCCGGAGCCACCGGGGATCTTGGTGAGGTCCCAGGGGTTGCCGGTCGGGCCGTAGGCGCTGTTCTCGGTCGACGACCCCATGGCGAACTCGTCCATGTTGGTCTTGCCGAGGATGACGACGTCGGCGGCCTTG contains these protein-coding regions:
- a CDS encoding DUF6191 domain-containing protein, whose product is MFNAFEELFAPGRTHTRDEQKRLELSREDVGDADPGRGPIDLASGKVVVRPSPAEPQQEPEPDEGP
- a CDS encoding PQQ-dependent sugar dehydrogenase yields the protein MHHRAVTAVLTAALLLTAGCSSGDGGAPEGGDSPSSRATGQSSPAERGAEETPPAKGSVKVLRTVTEDLNTPWGLAPLADGDLLVSSRDEATITRVDTETGEKSELGEVPGVAPGGEGGLLGIALSPEFASDHMVYAYFTSASDNRIVRMIYDEKKPAGKQLGAPDTVFRGIPKGMVHNGGRIAFGPDKMLYVGTGESGDTGLSQDKESPGGKILRLTPEGEPAPGNPFPDSPVYSYGHRNVQGLAWDGKQRLFASEFGQNTWDELNAIKPGDNYGWPEAEGSSDDGFHDPVAQWRTDEASPSGIAYAEGSIWMAGLRGERLWRIPLKGTEVSAEPQAFLEGEYGRLRTVASAGGDKLWLVTSNTDGHLTPKKGDDRILEVRVS
- a CDS encoding aldo/keto reductase, with product MERRTIGATALAVGAVGLGCMPMSWAYSTSRQRGEDSLRAVHRALDLGSTLLDTADMYGPFTNELLLGRVLRQRRGDAFVSTKVGLLVGDQHIVANGRPGYVRRACDASLRRLQTDVIDLYQLHRADPEVPVEETWGAMAELVQAGKVRALGLCAVGARSARRPGARLHDMTIRQLERVQQVFPVSAVQAELSVWSPEAVEALLPWCGARGVGFLAAMPLGNGFLTGTLTPGEGFEADDLRARHPRFTAEMMAANQPIVVGLRRIARRHGADVTPAQVALAWVLSLGGQVVPVPGAKRERWVAENAGAAELRLTETDLAEIAALPAAQGSWD
- a CDS encoding helix-turn-helix transcriptional regulator; translated protein: MLGAVETRTVSPVFVGRAGELDALNTALARATAGAGEPQALLIGGEAGVGKTRLVEEFAAEARRRGAVVAPGGCVEIGADGLPFAPFSTALRGLRRELPGRLAAAAAGQEEELARLLPELGTVAPEARRDEQGMARLFELTARLLERVAAEHTVVLALEDLHWADASTRHLLSYLFRTLRTGRLVVLATYRSDDIHRRHPLRPLLAELDRLRTVHRIELPRFNREEVGRQIAGILAREPEPDRVDEIFERSDGNAFFVEELAVASREGHRTGLTDSLRDLLLVRVERLPESAQQVVRFVAEGGSTVEYRLLSAVARLAEDDLLDALRSTVNAGILTPAPERDGYRFRHSLVREAVSDDLLPGERSRLNRRYAEALEADPTPVPADERVTRLASYWYHAHDAAKALPAVLDASVEARRRHAYSEQLGLLERAMELWDAVPDDIRATLRPLDYAEVYPPCGCDPETTPLRYLDLMAEAAVAGRFCGERERAMKITKRALRLLDEDPDPLRAAWFWVQRSRLTQSLARGDGWAELSTAQDLVRGLPPSEVHADVLAVAAGWWMLHEPGPEAMAAAERAVEYARMVGAHDIELNARLTLGGLMVDAGDIDRGLAELYGVKDRATELDVITVVCRSHVNLPSVLEGVGRSEEAVGLLREGVRLTRRLGLLDTEGWVWCNLAESLHSLGRWDEAAEAVANAQHLEQSAKPRAGAWMLLAHLALGRGEMAAAERHLSTARASFGTHDPMPQYSLPMASVAIGIAAAEGRLPDARAELLTALDTGLPPGTQRYGWPLLLAATTAEADAYGNPATEPDRPQILEHLRTAAKTLATGVPVWQAYDIWLRAELLRAEGRPAPEEWAAVVAALEPLERPYDLARARFRLAEALLASGAGEDERARATELLRLSGAVAEHLGAAPLARSVAQLARRARLAPATAAREPAPASTDPADALGLTGRERDVLRLVAAGHTNRRIAEQLFISPKTASVHVSNILAKLGVSGRGEAAALAHRLGLFPASAGKRQAAG
- a CDS encoding GNAT family N-acetyltransferase, coding for MYAIRLGDDGAELRPLEPWHAEEFLAHLERGREFINQYVPFGSRATDVPTAREALQRYADLRAADTASLHGLWLDGRLVGGVLTLHFDAENGTCEVGCWLEPAATGRGLVTRAMRVLIDWAVEQRGIHRVEWVAAAGNESSLNTARRLGMTRDGVRREAHLHHGVRHDLEVWSVLAPEWRRTRARADR